One Fodinicurvata sp. EGI_FJ10296 genomic region harbors:
- a CDS encoding NlpC/P60 family protein codes for MTMNIGAGLDPRQNAFRPDLADIRLKGQVRADAFVTGQQALVAAPVAPVWARPDADVPMVTEFLYGEPVIVFEDREDDWVWAQSGVDGYVGYLSATALGPAVLGAPDPSPVTALSAPVFRHRDIKSPVIAMLSMGSLPICDPVEGDFAAIPDLGGFIHRRHLVHANRSDIAAIAAMFLHAPYVWGGRSAAGLDCSGLVQCALRTCGIAAPRDSDQLAAGVGHAVDFESGGDGAARWDRSRGDIVAFPGHIGIMVDDEHIVHANAAAMAVSIDPVDAVARRCHAADGRGVTAVRRLPPSESALESRPVDQ; via the coding sequence ATGACGATGAATATTGGCGCCGGTCTCGATCCGCGTCAGAACGCCTTCCGGCCTGATCTGGCCGATATCCGGCTGAAGGGGCAGGTTCGGGCCGACGCCTTCGTCACCGGACAACAGGCGCTGGTCGCGGCGCCCGTGGCGCCGGTTTGGGCAAGGCCCGATGCCGATGTCCCGATGGTGACCGAGTTTCTGTACGGTGAGCCGGTAATCGTCTTCGAGGACCGGGAAGACGATTGGGTCTGGGCCCAGAGCGGCGTCGACGGTTATGTCGGTTATTTGTCAGCCACGGCGCTTGGCCCGGCCGTTCTCGGCGCGCCTGACCCATCGCCGGTGACGGCGCTGTCGGCACCGGTCTTTCGGCATCGCGATATCAAAAGCCCCGTGATCGCGATGCTGTCCATGGGGTCGCTTCCGATATGCGATCCGGTCGAGGGCGACTTCGCCGCGATTCCGGATCTCGGTGGATTCATCCATCGCCGGCACCTGGTGCACGCCAACCGGTCGGACATTGCGGCGATTGCGGCCATGTTCCTGCACGCCCCCTATGTCTGGGGCGGCCGATCGGCGGCCGGGCTTGACTGCTCGGGCCTTGTTCAATGCGCATTGCGCACCTGCGGCATCGCCGCCCCGCGCGACAGCGATCAGCTTGCCGCTGGTGTCGGCCACGCCGTAGACTTCGAATCCGGGGGTGACGGTGCGGCCCGATGGGACCGGTCCCGGGGAGACATCGTCGCATTCCCGGGGCATATCGGCATAATGGTGGACGATGAACATATCGTTCACGCCAATGCCGCTGCGATGGCGGTATCAATCGATCCGGTGGATGCGGTGGCCCGCCGTTGCCACGCCGCCGACGGCCGCGGCGTCACGGCCGTACGGCGACTTCCGCCGTCGGAATCTGCGCTGGAATCGCGACCGGTCGATCAGTAG
- a CDS encoding RidA family protein — translation MPVTRKHVGTRMSQIVIHNDVVYLAGQVGKAGTSIAEQTTEILASVEKLLAEVGSDKTKILQTVIWLDDMKHFAEMNAVWDAWVPEGHAPARACGEARLATPDFNVEMIVTAAL, via the coding sequence ATGCCCGTTACCCGCAAACATGTCGGCACCCGCATGAGCCAGATCGTCATCCACAACGATGTGGTCTATCTCGCCGGGCAGGTCGGCAAAGCCGGCACATCGATCGCCGAACAGACCACCGAAATCCTCGCCTCGGTGGAAAAGCTTCTGGCCGAAGTCGGGTCCGACAAGACCAAGATCCTGCAGACCGTCATCTGGCTCGACGACATGAAGCACTTCGCGGAAATGAACGCCGTCTGGGATGCCTGGGTGCCCGAGGGGCACGCCCCCGCGCGCGCCTGCGGCGAAGCGCGGCTGGCAACGCCAGATTTCAACGTCGAGATGATCGTCACCGCCGCCCTCTGA
- a CDS encoding SDR family oxidoreductase: MDRDVNRGRTALVTGASGGIGREIAAELAARGTDLILTARSAERLEQAATALHARHGITVETIAVDLSTVGGPESGADRLFSEVEARGLTIDFLINNAGFGYFGPHAESPLERDQEMIDLNISALTRLTKQVLPGMLARGHGRIMNVASVASFVPGPRMAVYHATKAYVLSYSEALAEELRGTAITVTALCPGPTQSGFAEAAEAGESPLFKGKLPTSRDVAAFGVRAMERGRRVAIHGASNKALVQSLRTLPRSVVTRIVDRISGNR, encoded by the coding sequence ATGGACAGGGACGTCAACAGGGGCAGGACGGCACTCGTCACCGGTGCATCCGGTGGAATCGGGCGCGAGATCGCGGCCGAACTGGCGGCGCGCGGCACCGATCTGATTCTCACCGCCCGCAGTGCCGAGCGGCTGGAGCAGGCCGCCACGGCTCTCCACGCCCGGCACGGCATCACGGTGGAAACGATCGCGGTAGACCTGAGCACGGTCGGCGGCCCGGAAAGCGGTGCCGACAGGCTCTTTTCCGAAGTCGAAGCCCGCGGGCTCACCATCGACTTCCTGATCAACAACGCCGGCTTCGGCTATTTCGGCCCCCATGCGGAGTCTCCGCTGGAACGTGACCAGGAGATGATTGACCTCAACATCTCGGCGCTGACACGGCTGACGAAGCAGGTTCTGCCGGGCATGCTCGCGCGCGGTCACGGCCGTATCATGAACGTCGCATCCGTCGCGTCATTCGTGCCCGGCCCCCGCATGGCCGTATACCACGCAACAAAGGCGTATGTGCTGTCCTACAGCGAGGCTTTGGCCGAAGAACTGCGCGGCACCGCCATCACGGTTACGGCCCTGTGCCCCGGCCCGACGCAATCGGGCTTCGCCGAGGCGGCCGAGGCCGGAGAGTCGCCCCTTTTCAAGGGCAAGCTGCCGACATCGCGCGATGTTGCCGCATTCGGGGTTCGCGCCATGGAACGCGGCCGACGGGTGGCGATCCACGGCGCCTCGAACAAGGCCCTCGTCCAATCGTTGCGCACCCTTCCCCGCAGCGTCGTCACACGGATCGTCGATCGAATTTCGGGAAACCGTTAA
- a CDS encoding histone deacetylase family protein, whose translation MNVYYDRAQKAHAPKHFLVSGAPQPSPEKPERADAMLSGAVNAGLTPVVPPDAGLGPIAAVHTPEYITFLSTIYERWQRIDGASAEVVPNIHPDRRDGAYPKSAVGQAGYHMADTACPISADSWPAIRRSADAAVAAAQAVLAETESNAAPKAYALCRPPGHHAFADMAGGFCFVNNSAVAAGVLRSRYDRVAILDVDLHHGNGTQGVFYARPDVLTVSIHADPVRFYPFFWGHADERGSGAGLGYNYNLPIPRGTADADYMPTLDAALARIAAFAPGALVVALGLDSRADDPFGGLSLTPDGYGAVGRAIAQLGLPTTIVQEGGYLSDDLGPTLTSFLQGIA comes from the coding sequence ATGAACGTCTATTACGATCGCGCCCAGAAAGCCCACGCACCCAAGCATTTCCTGGTCAGCGGCGCCCCGCAGCCCAGCCCGGAAAAGCCAGAGCGGGCCGATGCCATGCTGAGCGGTGCCGTGAACGCCGGGCTGACCCCTGTCGTGCCGCCGGATGCCGGTCTGGGCCCGATCGCCGCCGTTCATACGCCGGAATACATCACGTTCCTTTCCACCATCTACGAGCGGTGGCAACGGATCGACGGTGCCTCGGCGGAAGTCGTTCCCAACATTCACCCGGATCGCCGGGACGGGGCCTATCCGAAATCGGCCGTCGGTCAGGCCGGATATCACATGGCCGATACCGCCTGCCCGATCTCGGCCGACAGCTGGCCGGCGATCCGGCGCAGCGCCGACGCCGCGGTCGCTGCGGCCCAGGCCGTTTTGGCCGAGACCGAAAGCAATGCCGCGCCCAAAGCCTATGCCCTGTGCCGCCCGCCGGGCCATCATGCATTCGCCGATATGGCCGGCGGATTCTGTTTCGTCAACAACTCGGCCGTGGCCGCAGGCGTCCTGCGCAGTCGATATGATCGGGTGGCCATTCTTGATGTCGACCTTCATCACGGTAACGGCACGCAGGGTGTTTTTTATGCCCGGCCTGACGTGCTGACGGTGTCGATCCACGCCGACCCGGTCAGGTTCTATCCGTTCTTCTGGGGCCATGCCGACGAGCGCGGATCGGGGGCCGGACTCGGCTACAATTACAATCTGCCAATCCCCCGCGGCACGGCCGACGCCGACTATATGCCCACCCTCGACGCCGCGCTGGCGCGGATTGCGGCCTTCGCGCCCGGCGCGCTGGTCGTCGCGCTGGGGCTGGACAGCCGAGCGGACGATCCGTTCGGTGGCCTGTCCCTGACCCCGGACGGTTATGGCGCCGTCGGCCGGGCCATTGCACAGTTGGGCCTGCCGACAACCATCGTTCAGGAAGGCGGCTATCTTTCGGACGATCTCGGTCCGACGCTGACCAGCTTTCTCCAGGGCATCGCCTGA
- a CDS encoding MarR family transcriptional regulator: MRAALDVWRQALVTTVRQDRPDLTARQLAVLLTVYLTAPPHTVRGLATTLNISKPAVTRALDRLGVFGFVKRKQDEADKRNVLVQRTVKGSVYLSEFGEIVHRAMRETASESTEAKE, translated from the coding sequence ATGAGGGCCGCACTGGATGTCTGGCGTCAGGCGCTCGTCACGACGGTGCGCCAGGACCGTCCCGATCTGACGGCGCGGCAATTGGCCGTGTTGCTGACGGTCTATCTGACGGCGCCGCCGCATACCGTTCGCGGTCTGGCAACGACGCTCAACATCTCCAAACCGGCCGTGACCCGTGCCCTTGACCGCCTGGGCGTATTCGGTTTCGTCAAGCGCAAGCAGGATGAGGCGGACAAGCGCAACGTTCTGGTCCAGCGCACGGTCAAGGGATCGGTATATCTCAGCGAGTTCGGAGAGATCGTCCACCGCGCCATGCGGGAGACGGCCAGCGAAAGTACCGAGGCGAAGGAATGA
- a CDS encoding glyoxylate/hydroxypyruvate reductase A has translation MTLLFASSDKEDTESWVPALRSTLTDREVRAYPDIGREDDIDYALVWKPEPGLLARLPNLKVIFSMGAGVDAVLKDETLPTHIPLVRMVDDSLTEGMTEYVVLHALRIHRQLEAYRAQQAQHLWNQLPERLGRERPVGVMGLGVLGSDAATMLSRLRFDVAGWSRSPKSVDGVTSFHGEEGLDAFLRRTEILVNLLPLTAETTGILNADTLRRLPRGAHVINVARGLHVVDADLLAALDDEHIASATLDVFSTEPLPADHPYWSHPAVTMTPHVASVTHARTAIRTVMENIRRFEAGEPLQNVVDRGRGY, from the coding sequence ATGACATTGCTATTTGCATCTTCCGATAAAGAAGACACCGAGAGCTGGGTTCCGGCACTGCGCTCGACCCTGACCGATCGCGAGGTTCGGGCCTATCCGGATATCGGCCGCGAAGACGACATCGACTATGCCCTGGTCTGGAAGCCCGAGCCCGGACTGCTGGCGCGGCTGCCCAATCTCAAGGTAATTTTCTCCATGGGTGCCGGCGTCGACGCCGTGCTCAAGGACGAGACACTTCCGACCCACATACCGCTGGTTCGTATGGTCGACGACAGCCTCACCGAAGGCATGACGGAATATGTCGTCCTGCACGCATTGCGCATACACCGGCAGCTGGAAGCCTATCGGGCGCAACAGGCGCAGCATCTCTGGAACCAGTTGCCCGAGCGGCTCGGCCGGGAACGGCCGGTCGGCGTCATGGGGCTCGGCGTGCTTGGCAGCGATGCGGCGACGATGCTCTCGCGGCTGCGATTCGACGTTGCCGGGTGGAGCCGGTCGCCGAAATCCGTCGACGGCGTCACGAGTTTTCATGGCGAAGAAGGCTTGGACGCATTTCTGCGCCGGACCGAGATCCTGGTCAACCTGCTGCCGCTGACGGCTGAAACGACAGGTATCCTGAACGCCGACACGCTCCGTCGACTGCCGCGCGGCGCGCATGTGATCAATGTCGCCAGGGGGCTTCATGTCGTGGACGCCGATCTGCTCGCCGCCCTGGACGACGAGCACATCGCCAGCGCGACCCTGGATGTGTTTTCAACGGAACCGCTGCCCGCGGACCATCCCTATTGGTCGCATCCGGCGGTCACCATGACGCCGCATGTTGCCAGCGTGACCCATGCCCGCACAGCCATCAGGACGGTGATGGAGAACATCCGCCGCTTCGAGGCGGGCGAACCGCTCCAGAACGTCGTCGATCGCGGTCGCGGCTACTGA
- a CDS encoding DUF1028 domain-containing protein, with protein sequence MHSTFSIAARDPASGLLGTAITTMVPAAGSICPHIRHGIGAVCTQGWTNPYLAPAALDRMARGYPAPEALAEALATDPEASIRQVLAVDATGRAAVHSGEETNPWSGGVTLTNLALAGNFLAGPETLEAMRAVMTGSPDTPAAPADLYQSAIALGDRLVAALAAGGTSGGDWRGNRSAAVLVAGPDIYPLVDLRVDHHSSPLAELRRVFEVSRDLWFPFLRAVPTRSNPRGDWASVRASLQEKAPDSTSAEQDSDPGPHAPE encoded by the coding sequence ATGCACAGCACGTTCTCGATCGCAGCGCGCGATCCGGCATCGGGCCTGCTGGGCACGGCGATCACGACCATGGTTCCGGCAGCGGGCAGCATCTGTCCGCATATTCGCCACGGGATCGGTGCTGTATGCACGCAGGGCTGGACCAATCCCTATCTGGCGCCAGCGGCCCTGGACAGGATGGCCCGTGGATACCCGGCGCCCGAAGCCCTGGCAGAAGCACTGGCGACCGACCCCGAGGCATCGATACGCCAGGTTCTGGCGGTCGACGCAACAGGCCGGGCCGCCGTACATTCTGGCGAGGAAACCAACCCCTGGTCGGGCGGCGTCACCCTGACCAATCTGGCACTGGCCGGGAATTTTCTGGCCGGCCCGGAGACACTGGAGGCCATGCGGGCGGTCATGACCGGATCGCCGGATACTCCCGCCGCCCCCGCCGATCTCTATCAGTCCGCAATCGCGCTGGGCGACCGTCTCGTTGCCGCACTGGCCGCGGGCGGCACCTCGGGCGGAGACTGGCGCGGCAACCGGTCGGCGGCCGTTCTCGTCGCCGGACCCGATATCTACCCCCTGGTCGATTTGCGCGTGGACCATCATTCAAGCCCGCTAGCCGAACTCCGGCGCGTGTTCGAGGTCTCGCGTGATCTCTGGTTCCCCTTTCTCCGCGCCGTACCGACCCGATCCAATCCGCGCGGCGACTGGGCGTCGGTGCGCGCGTCCCTGCAGGAGAAGGCGCCCGACTCGACATCGGCGGAACAGGATTCGGATCCGGGCCCTCACGCTCCGGAATAG